In Rhizobium sp. N324, a single genomic region encodes these proteins:
- a CDS encoding secondary thiamine-phosphate synthase enzyme YjbQ has protein sequence MPQTILTLSTRGQGLYEFTDQADAFVSASGREEGLLTVFVRHTSCSLLIQENADPDVQTDLLSFFRRLVPPASDPAMGWVVHRAEGPDDMPAHIKAALTQVSVGIPVARSRLMLGTWQGLYLFEHRDRPHRREIVLHLGP, from the coding sequence TTGCCACAGACGATCCTGACCCTTTCCACACGCGGACAGGGCCTTTACGAATTCACCGATCAGGCAGACGCCTTCGTCAGCGCTTCGGGACGGGAGGAGGGGCTTCTCACCGTCTTCGTGCGCCACACCTCCTGCTCGCTGCTGATCCAGGAAAATGCCGATCCCGACGTGCAAACCGATCTTCTTTCCTTCTTCCGCCGCCTCGTGCCGCCGGCCTCCGATCCTGCGATGGGCTGGGTCGTGCATCGGGCCGAAGGGCCGGATGACATGCCGGCGCATATCAAGGCGGCGCTGACACAGGTCTCTGTCGGCATTCCCGTCGCGCGCAGCCGGCTGATGCTCGGCACCTGGCAGGGCCTCTATCTCTTCGAGCATCGCGACCGGCCGCACCGCCGGGAAATAGTGCTGCATCTCGGCCCGTGA
- a CDS encoding DUF1428 domain-containing protein: protein MSYVDGFIVAVPKENIEAYKKFSNFAGSIWKEYGALEYVECIGDDVPYGELTSFPRAVQAKEDEVVVFAWIVYRSRQERDDINAEVMADPRLEGDQWQMPFDGKRMIYGGFETLIKL, encoded by the coding sequence ATGTCCTATGTCGACGGTTTCATCGTGGCGGTGCCGAAGGAGAATATCGAGGCCTACAAGAAATTCTCGAACTTCGCCGGCTCGATCTGGAAGGAGTATGGGGCGCTCGAATATGTCGAATGCATCGGCGACGATGTGCCCTATGGCGAACTGACCTCCTTTCCCCGCGCCGTGCAGGCGAAGGAGGATGAGGTGGTGGTGTTTGCCTGGATCGTCTACCGGTCGCGGCAGGAGCGCGACGATATCAACGCCGAGGTGATGGCGGATCCGAGGCTCGAGGGCGACCAATGGCAGATGCCGTTCGACGGCAAGCGGATGATCTATGGCGGCTTCGAAACGCTGATCAAACTCTGA